A genomic stretch from Sebastes fasciatus isolate fSebFas1 chromosome 23, fSebFas1.pri, whole genome shotgun sequence includes:
- the LOC141761534 gene encoding rho GTPase-activating protein 8-like — protein MTSTADLEQLAEIELQKEEEEDEEDQRDVTDNPSFPPGSRSSPDPSHPYYDVARHGIIQVSGDDKYGRKLIIFSSCCLPPSHQLNHRRLLEYLKFTLDQYVEMDYILVYFHYGLRSSNKPSLKWLREAYGEFDRKYKKNMKTLYVVHPTNFIRIVWNIFKPLISHKFGKKLTYVNYLTELREHLNYEQLIIPPDVLRHDEKLRAAQKGGPPPSVKTPPPRPPLPTQQFGVSLQYIREKNREVMIPPVMSQTVSYLKEKGLRTEGIFRRSARVQLIKDVQKLYNLGKPVNFDEFGDVHVPAVILKTFLRELPEPLLTFRLYSQVQDLLDVESSLRVTRCKQMMESLPEHHFIIAKYLLSFLHMVSRESLVNKMSSSNLACVFGVNLVWPRHGSISLTALTPINIFTDILIEHCHTVFGSRCPPAQVTP, from the exons ATGACCTCAACTGCAGACCTGGAGCAGCTGGCAGAAATAG AGCttcagaaggaggaagaggaggatgaggaggatcaGAGGGATGTCACGGACAACCCATCATTTCCTCCCGGCAGCAGATCCAGTCCTGATCCTTCTCACCCGTATTATGACGTGGCTCGACACGGCATCATCCAGGTTTCCG GTGACGACAAGTACGGCAGGAAGTTGATCATCTTCAGCAGCTGCTGTTTGCCTCCATCACACCAGCTGAACCACCGCCGCCTGCTGGA GTACCTGAAGTTCACACTGGACCAGTATGTGGAGATGGACTACATACTGGTTTACTTCCATTACGGTCTGAGGAGCAGCAACAAGCCGTCTCTGAAGTGGTTACGAGAAGCTTACGGCGAGTTCGACAGGAA GTACAAGAAGAACATGAAAACTCTGTACGTCGTTCATCCGACAAACTTCATCAGAATCGTCTGGAACATTTTCAAACCTCTgatcag TCACAAGTTTGGGAAGAAGCTGACGTACGTGAACTACCTGACTGAACTCCGAGAACACCTGAACTACGAGCAGCTCATCATCCCTCCTGATGTGCTCAG ACATGATGAAAAGTTGCGAGCTGCTCAGAAAGGAGGACCCCCTCCCTCAGTGAAGACCCCCCCACCTCGACCCCCGCTGCCCACGCAGCAGTTTGGAGTCAGCCTGCAGTA CATCAGAGAGAAGAACAGGGAGGTGATGATCCCACCTGTGATGTCTCAGACTGTGAGCTACCTGAAGGAGAAAG GTCTGCGGACCGAGGGGATCTTCAGGCGTTCGGCTCGAGTTCAGCTCATCAAGGACGTTCAGAAGCTCTATAACCTTG GTAAACCGGTGAACTTTGACGAGTTCGGAGACGTCCACGTTCCCGCTGTGATCCTGAAGACGTTTCTCAGAGAGCTGCCGGAACCGCTGCTCACCTTCAGACTGTACAGCCAGGTCCAGGACCTCCTCG ATGTGGAGAGCAGTCTGAGGGTAACCCGGTGTAAACAGATGATGGAAAGTCTTCCTGAACATCATTTCATCATAGCAAAGTACCTGCTGAGTTTCCTCCACATG GTGTCTCGGGAGAGCCTCGTCAACAAGATGAGTTCGTCCAACCTGGCCTGTGTGTTCGGGGTGAACCTGGTCTGGCCTCGCCACGGTTCCATCTCTCTGACCGCGCTGACGCCCATCAACATCTTCACCGACATCCTCATCGAACATTGCCACACCGTGTTCGGCTCCCGCTGCCCACCTGCACAGGTAACACCCTGA